A DNA window from Molothrus ater isolate BHLD 08-10-18 breed brown headed cowbird chromosome 2, BPBGC_Mater_1.1, whole genome shotgun sequence contains the following coding sequences:
- the LOC118700002 gene encoding translation initiation factor IF-2-like → MPRSRRRTGVQLPAGGDPRPRRDKAFSRRRPRPPAAGGACPCPALPAPAAMRRGSPGLRSLPPCRPRRRSGGVGGSGRHGAGSWRRRSPAAEPPSILCAEEQSRPLPTPPPPPHPPRPGGAASPGGGTPAERGRGGAGRRPPPAGAAVAAQPGRRGMAAVASPAAAAAQRTWLLPPFPLCERAATLAHTLSHCSRGRAGGRRGEVGGSGGEEDGGDQRAFSACPSPGGAVEAPAGKPRSLPRLAELCGPGAASPAPGRAAAAEEKSSPELRPRPPERLLCCSAPLALFSRSRLPSAMLQPGGRGASGAPARASLPRAPQRPGGAARPARSPCRPAARPAAAAMATARYRVSGLRRGTARPSPPAAGDPRPLARFLSPASLSPPRSLPPAAPLSRSRPPPPPRPGRGARRPGKGLPGTAPLAFVYGRPSRRCPALRGRAAAAARRPPQAHRPAASGRASGRARPAGPAAPGAYSPVSDRVGTQPSLGPEPQRRSRGRPPGPSAGWVAVQPGAPQWLSAGSIRSLLTLAALKWLHHLYEQQAEDAGFP, encoded by the exons ATGCCCAGAAGCCGGAGACGCACGGGGGTGCAGCTGCCCGCCGGCGGCgacccccggccccggcgggaCAAAGCGTtctcccgccgccgcccccgtCCCCCCGCGGCGGGGGGAGCGTGcccatgcccagccctgcccgctcCGGCCGCCATGAGGCGAGGCAGCCCCGGCCtgcgctccctccctccctgccggccgcgccgccgcaGCGGCGGAGTCGGCGGGAGCGGCCGCCATGGCGCAGGCTCCTGGCGGAGGAGGTCACCCGCCGCCGAGCCTCCTTCCATTTTGTGCGCCGAGGAGCAGAGCCGGCCGCTCCCCACCCCCCCGCCGCCACCACACCCCccgcggccgggcggggcggcgaGCCCGGGCGGCGGGACCCCCGCCGAGAGAGGCCgtggcggggccgggcggcgaCCCCCGCCCGCGGGGGCGGCGGTGGCAGCGCAGCCCGGGCGGCGCGGAATGGCCGCTGTGGCGTcgcccgctgccgccgccgcaCAGAGAACAtggctccttcctcccttccctttgtGTGAGCGCGCCGCTACCCTGGCGCACACGCTCAGCCATTGCAGCCGAGGGAGGGCGGGCGGGAGACGGGGGGAGGTGGGTGGGAGCGGGGGGGAAGAAGATGGGGGGGACCAGCGCGCTTTCAGTGCCTGCCCGAGCCCCGGCGGCGCGGTAGAAGCCCCGGCGGGGAAGCCCCGCTCCCTCCCTCGCCTCGCCGAGCTGtgcggccccggggctgccagCCCCGCGCCCGGGCGAGCGGCggctgctgaagaaaaaagttcCCCCGAACtgcgcccccgcccgcccgagcgcctcctctgctgctccgCGCCGCTCGCCTTGTTTTCTCGCTCGCGGCTGCCGTCAGCCATGTTACAGccgggcggccgcggggccAGCGGCGCCCCGGCCCGCGCCTCGCTTCCCCGCGCTCCCCAACGCCccggcggcgcggcgcggcccgCCCGGAGCCCCtgccgccccgccgcccgccccgccgccgcggcgATGGCCACGGCGAGGTACCGTGTAAGCGGCTTACGGCGGGGCACGGCGCGGCCCTCGCCCCCCGCGGCGGGCGACCCCCGGCCGCTCGCCCGGTTCCTATCGCCCGCCTCTCTCTCCCCACCTCGCTCCTTGCCTCCCGCCGCCCCGCTCTCCCGAAGtcgcccgccgcccccgccccgccccggccgaGGGGCTCGCCGCCCGGGAAAGGGTCTcccgggcacagccccgctCGCCTTTGTGTACGGGCGTCCGAGCCGGCGCTGCCCCGCGCTCCGCGGTCGCGCAGCAGCGGCGGCACGACGGCCACCACAGGCTCACCGCCCGGCTGCGAGCGGGCGGGCGAGCGGGCGAGCGCGCCCGGCCGGCCCAGCGGCCCCCGGCGCGTACTCACCCGTGTCAGACAGAGTCGGCACGCAGCCCTCGCTCGGCCCCGAGCCCCAGAGACGCTCCCGcggccgcccgcccggccccagCGCTGGCTGGGTCGCTGTGCAGCCCGGTGCACCGCAATGGCTGAGCGCGGGATCGATACGCAGCCTCCTCACACTCGCGGCGCTG aaatgGCTTCATCACCTGTATGAGCAACAGGCGGAAGATGCTGGCTTTCCATAA